TTTCGTTAAATTAAGAGATTCTTCGCTCCCTGCGATCGCTCAGAATGACTTCGTACTCTTAAGTCGACGCCAATTGCCACTTTGCGGATCGGAATGACATTCAAAAAATTACATATGCATTTCATGCAGTCTGGGAGCGACGTTATCCCTAAAATTTTGAAAATCAGAAGAACTGCTTCATCACTTTACACCAGTCGGCGGAATATTGACCGTTAGATTCAAGAGTTATGAGTCTTCACCCAAACACTAACTAATTTGCAATCGACCTAACAGGAAACGACCCAATTCATCCTTGCCTTTGTTGGCAAATAATATTCCGACAATTTTAAAATCAGGATCAGGGATCGCTATCTTAAGATCATAGGTTCCGAGAGGCACAGATTCTGGGATGAAAATCTCGATCTGTTCGGTATGCAATCCAGGTAGCCATTGGGTGATATTCACTCCCGTTACGTGTTCCAATTTAGCTGTCCCATCGCTATCAACGAAATAGATGACCACAGGCCAGGGGAGATAGAATGGAGCGACGCCTTTATTTTCGACCCTAATGGTGAGTTTCAGCGTATCGCCTCGATTGATATTTTTCTCAAATACTACATCTCTCAACACGAAGCGATACCCCAGCATTTTGTGGAGCTTATCCAGATCTCTCCGATGGCTTTCACTCTGCGGCTCGATGGTGCCACCAGCAGGACCGATGAACGACCAATGCGTTTTTTTGATAAATTCAAAATTGAGATCAAACCGTTCCGTCGTTCCTTCAATTGCCCCGTGATTCGAACCACAAAATTCGCCTGTGATGATAGCTGTCTTCCAAACTCGATCATTCAACAGCGGATCAATTTGATTCAGGCTTTCCAGATACCAATCATTCGATTCTTTAGTGCCGAGGCAATCATTCCGAATGCCACAACCACGGTCAGTGACATACTTGGTGGCGAAATCGTCATCAAAGGCAATGACTTTAGGCTTGGTGGGAAAAGCGGCAAAGTAATCCTCCAGGATTTTCTGCTTGGTCGCTTGAGTTGCTGCCAGTGAGTCATTCAGCCAGACATGCCATTCGCCCCAGAAGCCATACGAGCCGATGTCGATCCAGGCGACACGGGGATCACGATCATATCGAGCGCCCAACGCCATGATAAAATCATGATGGGCAGCCAGAAATTTGGGGTCATCCCAGTCTGGCGCCAGCCCCTCATGGCCATCGATGGAATAGGGACGCATCCGCACGCCCTGGTCGATGAGCCATTGTGGCGTATGAATTTGGCCTGAGCCTGGGATCGCAGCAGCGATGCGGAAGCCGACTCGTTTGCCAGTTTGAGCCACATTGCCCCAATCTTTTTCCAATCGGGCCCAGTTGTAAACGCCCTTTCGTGGTTCCAGCTCGCTCCAGGCGAACGTCGCATATTGTAGCTTGGTCTCATAAATCGGATTTTCATCGCCAATCCACGGGGCAAAGCCTTTGAACGGATTGGGGATGACATCGTCAATTTCTTCCAGTTGGAAGCTGCCATTGTCTGGTTCATTGGTGGACTTTTTGGAACAATAATTCAAAAGGGAAAAAACTGGAATCAATAAGATCAACAAAATGGAATTTAGTTTAACCATAATTGTCTTCCTCATTTTTACTAATTTAACTCAACAATCCCCAGCCCATACACCTGTACCTCATCCACCCCAAACGTAACAATCTGCCTTCCCTTTTTTTCAATTGTGCCAAATTCTATGGGCATCAATTCGGACAACGAGCCGCTGTACCGAACCGATTTCGCTTTCTTCCCTTCGGGCAAAGCAAGCTGAATTTTCAAATTCTTGCATGGCGTAATTGTCCCATCCACCGTTACATCATAGTTGACGAGGTGAACCAGCAGGCAATTTTCCTTTTGATTCAGCATCGTGGTTAGCTCGACATACGGGGCGGCTGAGAGGATTCTGGTCGTCTGATCATCGAGAAGCTCAATCGTTTTTTGAACCACATTTTCGAGAATCTGGCGCAGCTCTGGATCCATTCGATTGCGGGTGTAGCCCTCGGGAATATCGGCAAAGACATCGGCCATTTCAGGGCCGAACGTCGTGACCTCGCCTTTTTTCTTCAGAGGGATCAAAAATTTGGAATCGGGAATAGTCAATGGGATGAAAAAAACCGATCCTTGCCCATATTTTCTCACCGTCATTTGATTGGGATATTGACTTCCTTCAAAAAGCGAGGCCAACACAATTGCCTGTTGCGGGACATTGAATTCGTTCTTGAAACCGCAGTTACCGAGAAGCAGTACCTTGCCGCCATGTTCAGCATACGCCTTCAATGCTTCCTGCTTTTGGGCGCTTAACAGCGGAAGATATGGAATTATGAT
Above is a genomic segment from candidate division KSB1 bacterium containing:
- a CDS encoding DUF4832 domain-containing protein — translated: MVKLNSILLILLIPVFSLLNYCSKKSTNEPDNGSFQLEEIDDVIPNPFKGFAPWIGDENPIYETKLQYATFAWSELEPRKGVYNWARLEKDWGNVAQTGKRVGFRIAAAIPGSGQIHTPQWLIDQGVRMRPYSIDGHEGLAPDWDDPKFLAAHHDFIMALGARYDRDPRVAWIDIGSYGFWGEWHVWLNDSLAATQATKQKILEDYFAAFPTKPKVIAFDDDFATKYVTDRGCGIRNDCLGTKESNDWYLESLNQIDPLLNDRVWKTAIITGEFCGSNHGAIEGTTERFDLNFEFIKKTHWSFIGPAGGTIEPQSESHRRDLDKLHKMLGYRFVLRDVVFEKNINRGDTLKLTIRVENKGVAPFYLPWPVVIYFVDSDGTAKLEHVTGVNITQWLPGLHTEQIEIFIPESVPLGTYDLKIAIPDPDFKIVGILFANKGKDELGRFLLGRLQIS
- a CDS encoding beta-galactosidase trimerization domain-containing protein translates to SDYDKVQLPQKRDDKFWMEWITFRCHTVAEFHKRLRTVARQYNPHFMISGNVFGGFGYGPIAYDAAGNMEMLAREGYDDFIYSEMQEFLDSAPRKDENGTKITNSPALKFLAAASHGKPTIIYATEITPPIFPDPTEKCLSAMAQINIAEAVANHAIFREKRQTPPGATDMYRFLSANEKYLVGAQLHSNIAVLASLNQYLADEQSFAFSLSRVLADQGIAHQMIVEDDLLLADLTRYDLIIIPYLPLLSAQKQEALKAYAEHGGKVLLLGNCGFKNEFNVPQQAIVLASLFEGSQYPNQMTVRKYGQGSVFFIPLTIPDSKFLIPLKKKGEVTTFGPEMADVFADIPEGYTRNRMDPELRQILENVVQKTIELLDDQTTRILSAAPYVELTTMLNQKENCLLVHLVNYDVTVDGTITPCKNLKIQLALPEGKKAKSVRYSGSLSELMPIEFGTIEKKGRQIVTFGVDEVQVYGLGIVELN